The region AACTAAAGCCCGTGGCCACCAGGCAGGTAGCGGGGTCGGGGTTGGTGCGGCATCGCAAAGCATGGGCGTCGTTGCCTTGACGGACTTCGGCGCCGTGACCAAGTGCTGCCATGTAGAGCCGGTCGCGGGCGACATTAATGACGGCACCGGCGACCAACTCGCCGTCAATGGCCGCGCCAATGGATACAGCATACTCCGGGATGCCGTAGAGGAAATTCACGGTGCCATCGATGGGATCGACAATCCATTGCACACCGCTTTCCGACGCCTTATCGGCACCTTCCTCACCTAAAATCCCGTCCTGCGGGCGGGCTTCGCGAATTCTTTGGGCGATGAATTCTTCAGCCGCGGTATCGACTTCCGTGACCGGGTCGACGTTGGAAGATTTGGTGTTGACCTCGATTAACTCACCGCGACGTTGGCGAATCAGCTGTGCTGCCGCCTGGACAGTCTCGGCGGCAAAGTCGCGTAATTGGGCGGGAATCTCAGATGCATACATGCTATCTATTGTGCCCTTGCTTAGACTTGTGCACATGAGTTATTCCTTCGGCATTGATATCGGTGGTTCCGGCGTCAAAGGCGCACTCGTTGACCTCGACACGGGCGAGTTCGTCGGCGAGCGCACCAAGATCGCTACTCCGCGTCCCTCGACTCCGGATGCGGTGGCTGAGGTGGCGGCGGACATCGTTAGGCAAGCTGGATGGGATGGCCCGGTGGGGCTGACCTTGCCTTCTGTTGTTAAAGACCAGACGGTGCTCAGCGCTGCCAACATTGATAAGTCCTGGATTGGCACCGATGTGCAGGAGCTATTCGGGCGCCATTTCCCCGGCCGGGAGCTGACCGTGCTTAACGATGCCGACGCTGCCGGCCTGGCAGAATCCGCCCACGGTGATCCTTTGGCCCGGACGGGCACTGCCATTTTCCTTACCTTGGGCACCGGCATTGGCTCGGCATTCTTGCTCGATGGCAAGCTGTTTCCCAACACTGAACTTGGCCACCTGATGGTGGATGGTGAGATTGCGGAGAAGCGGGCATCGTCAGCTGCGAAAGACCGCGACGGGCTGAAGCACAAGCAGTGGGCGAAACGACTCAACCGTGCGCTGTATGAATACGAGAAGCTGTTTCACCCGCAGACCTTCATTATTGGCGGCGGTATTTCTCGCAAATTTGATAGCTGGGGACCGCATATCCAGATTAAAACCCCGGTCATTCCTGCACAGCTGCGCAATCGCGCGGGCATTGTCGGTGCGGCGATGGCTGTGGAGTCGGGAATTAAACCCTAGACAAAAAGGTTGATTTGAGTACACACGCGGGACCCGGCCGCCGCCTGCTGCGTAATATCCTCTATACTTGGCGGTCGATCATAAATTGACAAGGTCAGCAACTTGCGCGATGGTCGCACATCGGCCGCGCAAGGCTGGCTAACATCCGGGGTATACCCAAATACCACGTAGATGCACGCAAGTTCGAGGCGAAAGGGCGTTTGTGGCAGCCACTGAATCTTCAGACCAGGTACTCAGCGAAGGCGTAGACGCAGCTGAGGAAGCTGCGCCTGCAAAAAAGACCGCCAAGAAAACGGCGAAGAAGACCGCAAAGAAAACGGCCAAGAAGACCGCCAAAAAGACTGCGAAGAAGACGACGAAAAAGACCGCCAAGAAGACCGCTAAAAAGACTGCGAAAAAGACGACGAAGAAGTCTGCAAAGAAGACGGTTCGCAAGTCTGCGGCAAAGAAGACTGAAGAGCCGAAACAGGCGACCCCTGAGACCAGCGCGGAAGACGAAGAGGATTCCGAGCTGCAGGACGACGACGCCGACTTCGACCCGACCAACGATGCGTTGGAGGACGACGAAGACTTCGTTGCCGACGACGAGCTCGAAGAAGACGACGAAGAGGCCGACGAGGAAGAAGACGACGGCTCTTCTGTCTGGGACGAAGATGAGTCTGCTGCCCTGCGCCAGGCCCGTAAGGATGCCGAGCTGACCGCATCGGCTGACTCCGTGCGTGCGTACCTGAAGCAGATTGGCCGCGTGGCCCTGCTGAACGCGGAACAAGAGGTCACCCTGGCTAAGCGCATTGAGGCTGGCCTGTACGCCCAGTACCGCATGGAGCAGCTGACCAAACCACAGGACGGCGAGTCTGCTGTGAAGCTCTCCCCTTCCGACAAGCGTGACCTGCGCTCCATTGCTCGCGATGGCCGCAAGGCTAAGAACCACCTGCTGGAAGCAAACCTGCGTCTGGTGGTCTCCCTGGCTAAGCGCTACACCGGCCGCGGCATGGCTTTCTTGGACCTGATTCAGGAAGGCAACTTGGGCCTTATTCGTGCAGTCGAGAAGTTCGACTACACCAAGGGCTACAAGTTCTCCACCTACGCCACCTGGTGGATCCGTCAGGCCATTACCCGCGCGATGGCGGACCAGGCCCGCACCATTCGTATTCCGGTGCACATGGTCGAGGTCATCAACAAGCTGGGCCGTATCCAGCGCGAGCTGCTGCAGGACCTGGGCCGCGAGCCCACCCCGCAGGAGCTGGCCAAGGAAATGGACATCACCGAAGAAAAGGTGATGGAGATCCAGCAGTACGCTCGCGAGCCGATTTCCCTGGACCAGACCATCGGCGATGAGGGCGATTCCCAGCTGGGTGACTTCATTGAGGACTCCGAGGCCGTCATTGCGGTCGACGCGGTCTCCTTTACCCTGCTGCAGGATCAGCTCCAGGACGTGCTGACCACCCTGTCCGAGCGTGAGGCCGGCGTGGTGCGTTTGCGCTTCGGTCTGACCGATGGCATGCCGCGCACTTTAGACGAAATCGGCCAGGTCTATGGCGTTACCCGCGAGCGCATTCGACAGATCGAGTCCAAGACCATGTCGAAGCTGCGCCACCCGTCGCGTTCTCAGGTGCTGCGCGACTACCTTGACTAGCGCTTAAGAGATTGTGACTAGCGCAGGCGCCCGGCACCCGATGTGGTGTGGGGCGTCTTTTGTTCTTTCCACCCCTATCAGGAAGCATTTCACTTGTCTGCATTTTCTTGTGACTTTGACCTTGACATCGTTGCCGCGGCACAGCGCCATCCCCTGCTCAGCGACCGTCTGCGCACCGCGGAGCAGGCTCTAGATGGCACCAACCCGCAGGGTTTAAGCGTCGAGCAGCTGGATTGGATTTCGACTGAGCTCGGCCGCGCGCTGCAGTCGGACTTCTTGGAAAACTCCGCCCAGGAATTGCTCCTGCAGTACCCGCTGCTTACCCAGGCTGCCGCAGCGAATGCGGCTACCCAGGTCGAAGAGGACTTCGTGGCCACCCTTGCTAGCCAGCTCGGTGTCGATGAGTCCTTCCACACGGACCTGCAAGAACTGGTGGACAAGCAGGGCTACCCGACCGATCCCGCCCCGCGTGAGGCTGTCGAGACCGACCCGGATGCGCCTTCGTTGCTTCTGGATCCGGTCTCCGGCAAGCTGCTGTTGAGCCTGCCTTATGGTGAGACCACCTGGCTTGTCGATGCCGGCTTCGACACCTTCCGCGTTACCACCAGCACCCATACCGACGCGCCCCACCAGCGCCCGACGCGCATTAGCATCGTGCGCCCGACGGCGAAGATCACCGCTACTAATACCGAGACCGGCAAGAAGTACCGTCTGCCGGTGATCGACCGCGACTTCCCCGTCATGTTCTTCGGCCCGGACCTGCGCCCGCTGGCCAATCCACAACGTCTGACGCAGGATTCGGTCTTCGTGCTGGCACCAACGCGTACGAAGTTCTGCAATGGCGCGCCTGCCGATGAAGCCCACATCCAGGCCGCCGACGAGCTGCGCTTTACTTCCTGGGATGAGTGGTCACTCTTTGAATTCCGCGACTTGGCCGCGTCTGAGATGACCTCGCTGACTTTGCAGCTGTCCAACCCGGACAAGCTGACCACCCGCCAGGTACGCGTGAGCACCAAGGAGGACCGCCACGCCCGCCTGCCGGAGTGGCTGGACGCGGAAGGCCAGATTCCGGATGTCGCCGGTGCTGATGGCGAGCCTATCTTTGAAGTCTCCCCACAGCTGCGCCTGCCTGTCGATGGTTCTGCCGAGTGGCTCGTCGAACTCTACTACGTCAGCCCCGATGGCGAGCGCGAACTGGTCGAACAGCTCTTAGAACTCGAAGAGTTCGCTGGCTCTCCCCTGGCACTGTTTAACGACGTCTACGAAGACGCCTGGGTCGGCCACTATCACATCGATGTACTGCGCAACGACGTGCTCATGGAGCGCCGCAGCTTCAACCTGGCTGAGGGCTTTCATCTGCGCGTGACCTACAACGGTGCGAACTTCCGCCACCCAGACCAAAAGGCCGACGAGAACGCCTACACCAAGGCCTACTACACGCTGCGTCGCGAGCCAGAGAAGTTCATCGAGGTGCCTTTCGAGCGCACTCAGTCCGTCGCGCGCACCGCGGATTCGGAGTCTTTCCGCATCACCAACGCCGTGGACTACTCCCTGGATGTCGTGGTGCTGCCGAAGGCGCTGCGCTACAGCCTCGACCTGCGCGGCGAGCAGCCGGACTGGGATACCCAGCCAGCCGCTATCGCCCAGGACATGCTATCGAAAAACGGCGAGCTCAAGGTGCACTTCCCGGTCCCGATTGCCGGTACCGCTGCCCTGCTGCTGACCCACGAAGTCTCCCACAAGGTCAAGGTCCTGCCGCTGAAGCGTCGCCGCTACGGTGAAGTCTTTACGCTGCCGAACTCGGTCATCCGCAAGGCCTTCCCGGACGCGCACGCCAACCTCGTGCTGTCCGCGGCCTGGCACCCAGCCAATGAGGAAGACACCTTCGCAGAGTACGGCGCGGATTACGCCTCCCGCCTGGAGTTTGAGAAGGCCTACGAGGCGCACGCTTCTGGCGATATTCAGCTAGCTACCCTGCTGCGCCTCAACGAGGCTGTTTCGGAGGCTACCGGCAACATCGTCGGCGACCGCCTGCGCCTATCCGGCATCAAGGGCGCGAAGGAACTCAGCGGCTTCCTGTGGCCATTGACCTGGCCTGATACTGCCGCGTGGCCAGTGCTTTTCGATGCCTCCGGCAGCGCCGAACTTCCCTCCGAGCTTGCCGGTGCGGGCCCACTGCTTGTCGATGTCTTAGAGACCCAGCCTGGCTACCACGCCAAGGCGCCGGGTCGCCCGACCGCGCACGCATTCGTCGTCACCCAAGATGGCCACTTCGAGGCCCCGGATTCCGACTTGGGGTGGAAGCTGTCTGCGGCGAATAAGCGCAGCACCATCAGCAAGGAAGCCCAGCCGACGCTGTGGCGTCATCTCTACGCACTGCGCCACCTGGACTTGTCGGCGTTGCGGGAGCTCTCCCCTGCTATCCGCAAGACCATCGATGCCGACCCGCGCCACATGCTCGAGGCACTGGGACGCTCCAACGTGCGTGCCGGCGACCAACCCGCCTTGGCGGTCGCCCACGGTCTGGTCAACTACGACTTCCACGCCAACGGCCCGCGCGAGGTCGACTTCCGTGCGGTGCCGTGGATTCGTGTGGTTGAGCAGCTCAATGACCTCGTCGATAAGCGTTTGCAAACCGACGCCGAGCTTGCCGATGCCACCGACTTCATCGGCCGCGCTGGTGCTGCCGACCTAATTGAAATCCTGCAGGATCGCGACCAGCCGGCAACCCCTGCCACGCAGCAGATCATGAAGGATGTCGTCACCGCGGCAAAGGACAATGCGCTTAACCGCGCGATTGAAACCCTGCACGATATCGATGCCAGCCGCGGTGTTGCCGATGAGGCCGCCTTGCGCCACGGCTGGGCGGAGATTCTACGTCGTCGCAAGAAGTTCGAGGACATCGCTGGCTTTGCTGCCTTCCGCGATGAGATGTTCAAGCAGGAGGCCAACGTCATCGGCGACCGCCTGCGCATGCATCTGCAGCTGCTGCGCCGCTTCGGAATGACCTACGGCCAGCGCCAGAAGAACCGCTGGGCGTGGGTGCCGTACCTGACCGCGATGGCCGCGCACATCTCACGTGCTGCCGCCGCGGAGCTCAAGGGGGCGAAGTCCTACTACATCCCGCTGCAGTCGCAGCACCTGGACACCTGGGCTGCCGTAGCGCAGCTGGCACCGTCGCTGACCACGTACGAAATCGTGCGCGAAGAAGCCCGCCAGCTCATCCGCGCCAACGGTGCCGTGGACGCCTGCGTCTTCGACAACTAGTCCAGATACGCGAAATGCCCGCTCACATCAGAGCGGGCATTTTCTCTACCTGTTGTGTAAGTAGCGGCAGCGACTTACACGCTTTCGCTGGTGGTCGAGCCACTAACGGCTTCCTCCATGCAAGCCTGCTGAGCTGCTGGGTCTTCCAACTGCAAGCACTCCAGTGCGCCCATATCCTCCAAGAGCACACCAATAATGAACAGAGCGACAATCGACCACAGGATACCCATAATCGACAGGACCAAGCCGGTCACAGACATCCAGGTACGGCGGGCCTCGCGCGGCTTCTTACGGTTACGCACCAGGGCAACGATCGCCAGGATGACACCGATGATGCCCGGGATAAACGACATCACGGCAAAGCCAGCGACGATGCACAGCAGGCCGAAGATGAAGGCGGCCACCGCCAGCTTCGATTTCTGGACTGGCTCCTCGTAGCCCGGCTGCTGGTCGTACACCGGCTGCTGATTGTAGCCCTGCTGGTCCGGAGCACCAGCGCCGTAGCCTGCATCACCGCCGTAGCCCGCAGCGCCAGAGTCCGGGGCGCTGTAGCTGCCAGGAGTGCCGGAACCGTAGCCGTCGACGCTGCCGTAGCTGCCAGCGCTGCCATAGCTATCGCCGCGGCCGTAGTTTCCGGAGCCGTAATTATCGGCGCCGCTATTGCCGGCGTTGTTGTCGCTGCCGGAGTTGTTGGAGTCAGCGAAAGGATTGCTCCGGCGGGTGCCCTCACCATAAGACGGCAGGTTGCGGTTGGCGCCGTCGCCGTACTTGGGCAAGTTACCGTTGGGCTTGTCGTCCTGCGGATCGAAAGGTGAAGACACGAGAGCCTTTCTAAGAAGTTGAGAGCAGTAGTTTCTACGAGGTTACACTCTTACCACTTACGCAGATAGTTAATGCGTTCGCGAAGCTGATCCGCGGTGCACAGGGCAGTCGGTGGACCACCGCAGGCCTTGCGAGCCTCGGTGTGGATAGCACCGTGCGGACGGCCAGAGCGCTGCGCGGAGATGGACACGACGGTGTTGAGCTCTTTGCGCAGTTCAGAGATTTCGTCGACGACGCCGACATCGTCAGGCTCTTGCTTCTTCTTCGGCGCATGCTCCATGCCGTAGAGCTTGCGACGCTGCTCCTCGGCTTGCTCGGCGGCGCGCTGCGCCTTTTCTTCTGCTTCGCGACGATCCATCTCTTCCGCCTGCTTCTTCCGCAGCAGGTCTTTGACCTGGTCAGCATCAAGCAGACCGGGGATACCCAGGAAGTCGGCTTCTTCATCGGCGGTCATATCGCCGGTGTTGAACTGCGAGCCGTTGTAGAGCAGGCCGGAGAACTCAGCTTCCGCGCCGAGGGACTCGTAGGACTTTTCCAGCATGTCCGGTTCGGACTTCTTCTGGTTGGCAGCCTCGAGCAGGTCGTCGTCCCAGCCTTCTTTCTCCGGGCCCTTTTCCGCGCCCAGGACGTGGTCGCGCTGCTTTTCCATATTCTCGGCCAGGCCCAGCAGGACCGGCACGGAAGGCAAGAACACGGAAGCGGTCTCACCCGGCATACGCGAGCGCACAAAACGGCCAATGGCCTGGGCAAAGAACAGCGGTGTCGACGACGAGGTCGCATATACGCCGACTGCCAGACGCGGAACGTCGACGCCCTCAGAGACCATGCGGACAGCGACCATCCACTCGTCTTGGCTCTGGGAGAACTCCTCAATGCGATCCGACGAGCCCGGGTCATCGGACAAAATGACCGCGACCGGAGTGTTGGAAATCTGCTTGAGGATTTTCGCGTACGCACGCGCGGTTTGGGTATCGGTAGCGAGCACCAACCCGCCAGCATCGGGCATGTTGCGGCGCATCTGCATCAAGCGGGTGTGCGCAGCCTGCAGCACGGCCGGAATCCACTCGCCCTTCGGGTCGAGTGCCGTGCGCCACGCCCGTGCAGTCTGC is a window of Corynebacterium camporealensis DNA encoding:
- a CDS encoding DEAD/DEAH box helicase; translated protein: MRTFKKGRLRAWQQSALDKFLAHKPQDFMAVATPGAGKTTFALRVAAELLEDRTVERVIVVVPTEHLKTQWSEAAARVGIALDPNFTNSSAVNPAMDGVTVTYAQVGMHPFKHRAIASARRTLVILDEIHHAGDAKSWGDGVKEAYDDATHRLALTGTPFRSDDSQIPFVRYEEDGEGHLVSRSDHTYGYGDALADGVVRPVVFLSYSGESRWRDSAGEEHAARLGDILNPEQTARAWRTALDPKGEWIPAVLQAAHTRLMQMRRNMPDAGGLVLATDTQTARAYAKILKQISNTPVAVILSDDPGSSDRIEEFSQSQDEWMVAVRMVSEGVDVPRLAVGVYATSSSTPLFFAQAIGRFVRSRMPGETASVFLPSVPVLLGLAENMEKQRDHVLGAEKGPEKEGWDDDLLEAANQKKSEPDMLEKSYESLGAEAEFSGLLYNGSQFNTGDMTADEEADFLGIPGLLDADQVKDLLRKKQAEEMDRREAEEKAQRAAEQAEEQRRKLYGMEHAPKKKQEPDDVGVVDEISELRKELNTVVSISAQRSGRPHGAIHTEARKACGGPPTALCTADQLRERINYLRKW
- the ppgK gene encoding polyphosphate--glucose phosphotransferase — encoded protein: MSYSFGIDIGGSGVKGALVDLDTGEFVGERTKIATPRPSTPDAVAEVAADIVRQAGWDGPVGLTLPSVVKDQTVLSAANIDKSWIGTDVQELFGRHFPGRELTVLNDADAAGLAESAHGDPLARTGTAIFLTLGTGIGSAFLLDGKLFPNTELGHLMVDGEIAEKRASSAAKDRDGLKHKQWAKRLNRALYEYEKLFHPQTFIIGGGISRKFDSWGPHIQIKTPVIPAQLRNRAGIVGAAMAVESGIKP
- a CDS encoding RNA polymerase sigma factor; this translates as MAATESSDQVLSEGVDAAEEAAPAKKTAKKTAKKTAKKTAKKTAKKTAKKTTKKTAKKTAKKTAKKTTKKSAKKTVRKSAAKKTEEPKQATPETSAEDEEDSELQDDDADFDPTNDALEDDEDFVADDELEEDDEEADEEEDDGSSVWDEDESAALRQARKDAELTASADSVRAYLKQIGRVALLNAEQEVTLAKRIEAGLYAQYRMEQLTKPQDGESAVKLSPSDKRDLRSIARDGRKAKNHLLEANLRLVVSLAKRYTGRGMAFLDLIQEGNLGLIRAVEKFDYTKGYKFSTYATWWIRQAITRAMADQARTIRIPVHMVEVINKLGRIQRELLQDLGREPTPQELAKEMDITEEKVMEIQQYAREPISLDQTIGDEGDSQLGDFIEDSEAVIAVDAVSFTLLQDQLQDVLTTLSEREAGVVRLRFGLTDGMPRTLDEIGQVYGVTRERIRQIESKTMSKLRHPSRSQVLRDYLD
- a CDS encoding inositol monophosphatase family protein, with amino-acid sequence MYASEIPAQLRDFAAETVQAAAQLIRQRRGELIEVNTKSSNVDPVTEVDTAAEEFIAQRIREARPQDGILGEEGADKASESGVQWIVDPIDGTVNFLYGIPEYAVSIGAAIDGELVAGAVINVARDRLYMAALGHGAEVRQGNDAHALRCRTNPDPATCLVATGFSYLASRRVQQAQLLVELLPQVRDIRRMGAAALDLCRVAEGSVDIYYEHGINPWDFAAGAVIAREAGAEVSHPGFDSRAADGDLVWAASAAASSRWQEVMTGVDLLTPLRS
- a CDS encoding DUF4190 domain-containing protein, which codes for MSSPFDPQDDKPNGNLPKYGDGANRNLPSYGEGTRRSNPFADSNNSGSDNNAGNSGADNYGSGNYGRGDSYGSAGSYGSVDGYGSGTPGSYSAPDSGAAGYGGDAGYGAGAPDQQGYNQQPVYDQQPGYEEPVQKSKLAVAAFIFGLLCIVAGFAVMSFIPGIIGVILAIVALVRNRKKPREARRTWMSVTGLVLSIMGILWSIVALFIIGVLLEDMGALECLQLEDPAAQQACMEEAVSGSTTSESV